In Fragaria vesca subsp. vesca unplaced genomic scaffold, FraVesHawaii_1.0 scf0513160_u, whole genome shotgun sequence, a single window of DNA contains:
- the LOC101296740 gene encoding somatic embryogenesis receptor kinase 1-like has product MALWALLHLLTTALLLSWPLTPTTANLEGDALFALRRAVKDSNNVLQSWDPTLVDPCTWFHVTCDGDNRVTRLDLGNANLVGSLVPELGKLERLQYLELYMNNLTGSIPKELGGLKSLVSLDLYHNNFTGSIPSSLSNLSNLNFLRLNGNRLTGTIPRKLTKLGSLKIFDVSDNDLCGTFPTSGSFSKFSEESFKNNPRLEGPELMGFVRYDTTGNCK; this is encoded by the exons ATGGCGTTGTGGGCTCTGCTTCATCTTCTCACCACCGCCCTCCTTCTCTCTTGGCCATTGACACCCACAACTGCAAACTTAGAAG GGGATGCTCTCTTTGCCTTGAGAAGAGCTGTCAAGGACTCCAACAATGTCCTCCAGAGCTGGGATCCGACCCTGGTTGATCCCTGTACTTGGTTTCATGTCACCTGCGACGGCGATAACCGAGTCACTCGACT AGACCTTGGAAATGCAAACCTGGTCGGCAGTCTAGTGCCTGAACTGGGCAAGCTGGAACGGCTTCAGTATCT GGAATTGTACATGAACAACTTGACTGGTTCTATACCAAAGGAACTGGGAGGATTGAAGAGCCTTGTGAGCTTGGATCTCTACCACAACAACTTCACTGGGTCTATCCCTTCCTCACTTTCTAACCTCTCCAATCTTAACTTCTT GCGACTAAACGGCAACAGACTGACCGGAACAATTCCGAGGAAGCTTACCAAACTCGGAAGCCTCAAGATCTT TGATGTATCGGACAATGATTTATGTGGTACTTTCCCAACCTCAGGCTCCTTCTCCAAGTTCTCAGAAGAAAG TTTCAAGAATAACCCAAGATTGGAAGGACCAGAGCTGATGGGATTTGTCAGATATGATACTACAGGAAACTGCAAATGA